The following nucleotide sequence is from Synechococcus sp. CBW1004.
CCATCAGTAACAGAACGTGAGTCGATTGGGACTGGGGGATTGGGGGGCAGGGCACGCGCCTCGCGTCATCTCTGCGGTCGCGACTTTTTCTGCCTTTAAGCCAGAAATTCTAGGCTGCGCTGGTGCGAGCATCCTGCTTCCCATCCGTGGATTCTGCTTTGAGCGTCTATCCAGGTGCTGCCAAAGCGATTCGAGATGATCGGGGATGCTCCCAGGAGCGTAGGGCATGGGCCTGTTGAGCGCAGAACCTCAACCAGCTTCAAGTGCATGGGTTGTTGTCGGTCGGCATCGCTTGCCAGTCGATCCAGGTCTCGCTGTCATGAGATCGCCGGGAGGCCATGGCCCTTGCAGACTCAGCGATGATGGATTCGAATCACCCCTGCTTTGACACAAGGCAATCTCGATGAGCGCGCTGCAGCACAACAGTCAGACCAGCGAGCCACGGCAGGAGGTTCTGGTGATCAGTTTTTCGCCACTGCATCGAGATCCCCGTGTTAGGCGCCAGATCGAGGCCCTTTCGCAGGACTATCGCGTTCATGCCGCGGGATTGACCGACCCCTGTCTGCCCGGAGTCTCGTTCACCGCGTTGCGACCGCTGTGGGCCAACCGATTCTGGTCGCTTGTTCAGGCGTGGCTGATGCTTCTGCGCTGCTACAGCCTCATGGATACTCTGATGCCGCGGATGCGTCACGGCCGCAGAGTTTTGTCGCCGTTGGCGGTGCATTGCAAGGTGATCATCGCCAACGATATCGATGCACTGCCCCTGGCTCATCAGTTGGCTGGGGCTGGCGTGGTTCTCTATGACGCCCATGAATATTCGCCAGGGCAGAATCTCTTCACCTGGCGCTGGCGATTCTTCCATTACCCCTATCGGCTTTGGGCCTGCAAGCAATGGATGCCACGCTCCTTTCGCTGCATCACTGTCAACCAGCCGATCGCGGAGGCCTATCGATCGCTCTGTGGCGTGAGCTGCTCGATTTCCATGAACATGCCCAATCGCTATGCGCTTGATCCCAGGCCGACCGATCCAGATCGGATCCGTCTGATTCACCATGGTGGCGCCGCACCCATGCGGCAGCTTGAGCGCTTGATTGCCATGGTCGGATACCTGGATCAGCGATTTACCCTTACATTCATGTTAATGGCGCCCGACGACAGTCCCTATCTGCGCAAGCTCAAACACCTGGCGCGCATGCATGGCGATCGAATCAGGTTCGATCCACCCGTGGCCTTTGACTCTATTGTTCCCACCATTCGTCACTATGACATGGGGGTCTGTCTGCTGCCCTCGACCACGACAAACCTCAGGCTCGCCCTGCCCAATAAGCTGTTTGAGTTCATTCAGGCGAGGCTTGCCGTTGCCGTCAGTCCGAACCCCGCCATGGCTGCTCTCGTCCGTGAGCATGGTGTCGGCATCGTCAGTGATGAGAACTCGCCTCAATCCATGGCCCGAATTCTCAACGGGCTGACATCAGAGCAGATTGATCAGATGCGTCAGCGGAGTCATCTCGCTGCTGCCAGCCTGAACAGCGATGTTGTGGCTGCGGATTGGCGTGCCTGGGTGGCGGAGGCGATGGCCTCATGACCGCAGCCTTGCCAGGCGCCAGTCGCTTCAGGGGATGCGTCGCGTCCTCGGCCTGGCGTCGATCCTGTTCTGCGCCAGCCTTTCAGGACCTGCTGTGCTGATTGGCATTGTGCAATTCGGTGTACAGCCTGTTCAGTCGTGCCTGCATGTGATTCCAGTCGTATTCGGCTTCAATCGCTGCACGGCCGGCCTGGCCCATGCGGTCGGCTTCGTCGGGATGCGTGAGAATCCAGTCGATGGCTGCGCTCACCGCTTCCGAGCCTTCCTCTGGGGAGACCAGCAGCCCGCAGTGATGGCGCTGGATCACCTCGCGTGCAAACTTCAGGTTCGAGGCGATCACGGGAATGCCGGCCGCCATGTATTCAAACAGCTTATTGCTGCTGGAGTTCTCTTCATCGCCCTGCAGGTCGTGAATCAACAATCCTGCACGTGACTGACTGAGCAGCTGCTGGACCTGGATTCTGTCGATCAGGCCCCATTCGGCGACACGGCGCCATCCGGGTCTCCTGATGATCTGATCCCGATACTCGGGTGGATACCATTTGCCGGCCAAGGCCAATCTGCAGGTGGAGTTGGCGACGGCATCCACCATCACTTCGACGCAGCGGTCTTTGGACAGCACGCCGATGTAACTGACCAGGAGCTCTCTTTCGCTGGAGCGAATTGTTCCGGGCTTGAGTTCGTCGGGTCGCACATGATTTTCGATGACGACAGCTTTCTTCGTCCTCAGGTTGCTGAGCATGTGTGGCGCGGCTACCGTGCAGGCATTCAGATTGCGGCAGGCGCATTGTTCCAAAAGGCCATAGGCCCATGCCAGAAGCTCTTTCAGCAGCCACGGCAGGTTGGATGCCTTTCTGAGGTGGAGGCGGTAGTACTCATGGATGTCATAGATGACGCATTGGCCGCATCGTCGGGCCACCAGTGCCCCGGGAATGAGCTCGGGATCGTGAAAATGCAGGATCTCGTGCCGCGCTTGGATCGCGCGTCGCCACATCGCTGCAGCCGTGAGACTGGCGCGTTGCAGGCGACTGCGCGGTTGTCCAAGATCAACGATCTGAATGCCCCTGCAGCGTTCGTCGCCCCGTCCATCGGCCACATAGAGGGTCACGGCATGGCCAGCCTCTGCCAGTGCTGAGCACATCTTCTTCGCGATGCGTGTGTCGTCACGCGGGTGAACCGTGCTCAGGTGCGCGATGTTCATGTCATCTCCTTTTTGCTCTGCCATGAACTGGCGGGACTGCAGTCCATCGCCGCTTGAAGCGATCTGCTCTCGCCGTGAAGCACGGGCGAGATGAACGCTCCTGATGCGCGCAGGCAGCCCAAGGCTTGCATCGGAATAGGCTGAACCCTGCGTTGGCCTATAGGTTCTGATGGTGGGGATGGCCTCAAGGACCGGGGCGCGTGCAGACAGGCTCTCACGGATTGGCGCTCGGATTGAGTCCCCACGTTCTGGTTACAGCTTTTCCACTGTCATTGCTTGCGTCCTTGCCTGGCGGCAGAGCGCGGGCAGGGCGGGTGTCATCACGGCGGTTCCCCACAGGCTCCAACGGTTGTGCTGTAGGCCCTGTTGCCGCTGCAGGGGGCCCAAGGCCCGGTATTGGTGCGCAACCAGCGAGTCCGTATTGCTGGCTTGTGGCCATGTGGGAACAGGCTCATTCGCCAGTGATCCAACGGCCAGTGGTGCGCGTGGTGGCCTCAGCGATCCACCGAGCCCATGATCACGTCGATGGAGCCGAGGATGGCCATGATGTCGGCCACCTTGTTGCCCTTGAGGATGTGGGGCAGGATCTGGAGGTTGTTGAGATCGGCCGCGCGGATCTTGAAGCGCCAGGGGGTGACGTCGTCGTTGCCCAGGATGAACACACCGATCTCTCCTTTGCCGGATTCCAGGCGGGTGTAGAGCTCGCCGCTGGGGATCTTGAAGGTGGGCGCCACCTTCTTGGCGACGTACTGATAGTCGAAGCCCGACCATTCGCTCCCCTTGCCCTCGGCCATGCGCCGCGCCTCCAGGTTTTCGGTGGGGCCGCCGGGGATCATCTCGATCGCCTGCCTGAGGATCTTCAGTGACTCGCGCATCTCCTGGATGCGCACGCGATAGCGGGCGAAGCAGTCTCCCTCCTTCTCCCAGGCCACATTCCAGTCGAAGTCGTCGTAGCACTCGTAGTGATCGACCTTGCGTAGATCCCAGGGCACCCCTGAGGCGCGCAGCATGGGCCCCGAGAGGCTCCAGTTGATCGCCTGCTCGCGCGTGACCGTGCCCAGGCCCTCAATCCGCCTGCGGAAGATTGGGTTGTTGGTGATCAGCTTCTCGTATTCGTCGATTTTCGGGCCGAACCAGTCGCAGAAATCCCTGCACTTCTCCAGCCAGCCATAGGGGAGATCCACCGCCACCCCGCCGATGCGGAAGTAGTTGTTGTTGATCAGTCGTTGTCCCGTGGCTGCTTCCCAGAGGTCGTAGATCATCTCCCGCTCGCGGAAGATGTAGAAGAACGGTGTCTGTGCCCCCACGTCCGCCAGGAAGGGGCCAAGCCAGAGCAGGTGATTGGCGATGCGGTTCAGCTCCAGCATCAGCACGCGGATGTAGCTGGCCCGCTTCGGCACCTTGATGTCGGCCAGGCGCTCGGGTGCGTTGACGACGATCGCCTCGTAGAACATGCCGGCCGCGTAGTCCATGCGGCTCACGTACGGCACGTACATGACGCTGGTGCGGTTCTCGGCGATCTTCTCCATGCCGCGGTGCAGGTAGCCGATCACCGGCTCGCAGTCGACCACGTCCTCGCCGTCAAGCGTCACCACCAGCCGCAGCACCCCGTGCATCGAGGGGTGATGGGGGCCGAAGTTGACCACCATCGGCTCGGTTCTGGTCTCGAGCTGGGTCATGGCGCCCGCTGCAGCTTGGGAAGGTGCGCCATCCTAGGGAGATCGCCGGCGGCTGCCTGTTCCCCGTGGTTGCCGTGGCGACCTTTGGGCATGCGGCGTGACTCAGGGGGCCAGCGCCGGCTCCAGATCCGTGGCGGCGAAGTCCTCGCCCTTGAACAGCAGCGGCACCTGCAGGGCCTTCGCCAGCCCGTAGCAGAAGCAGTCGCCCAGGTTGAGGCTCGCCGCGTGTCGGCCCTTGCCGTAGATGCGCCAGCCCTGCAGGGCCCAGTGCATCTGCTCCTTGTCGAGGGGCACCAGTTCCACCCGGAGGCTCAGCAGAAGCTGCTCGATCTCACTGGGTTTGACGGCGTGACGCACGCTTTCAGCCACCAGGCTCAGCTCCAGCCGGGTGGCGGTGCTCAGGTACAGGGCTGAAGCCCGCACGGCCGCGTCCAGAAGGACCTCGGCGTCGCTCTCTTGCAGCAGCACCGCCATCAAGGCCGAGGTGTCCACGACCAGGGCGCTGTTCAGCTGGCTCATTTTGGCAGCCCGTCCTCGTCATAGAGGGCGTCCTGCAGCTCCTTGCTGGAGAGACCCTGCCATTCGTTCCTGGCGCTGACGCGGGCGCAGATGGCGCGAATCGCCGCCTTTCTGGCCTCGATGGCGGAGGGCGGTTCCGTGCTGGGGCAGCGCTCGAGTTCGGCCCGCAGGGCCTGCCGCACCGCGTCGGTGACGGTGGTGGAGCGCCGCGCCGCCAGCTCGCGGGCCATGGCGTGCACCTCGGGATCCTTGATGTTCATGCCCATGGCGGAGGCTCCCTGGCTCCCGGGAAGGTAGAAATCCTGATCGATTCTACCTGGGGCATGGGTGCGCGCCCCCCCCGCGGGCCGGTGTCTTCGCTCTCGCCTAAGACGGAGTTCATGGAGTCCACACCGGCCGTGTCCCCCGTCGGCAGCGATCACGCCTTCGCCCATCAGCCGGTGCTGGCCGCCGAGGTGCTGGAGGCCTTCGCCGATCTGCCGGAGCACGCTGTCGGTGGCGGCCCGCCGCGCCTGATCGACTGCACCCTCGGTGGCGGCGGCCACAGCGCGCTGCTCCTGTCGGCCCATCCCGGCCTGGAGCTGATCGGGCTGGACCAGGATCCGACCGCCCGCGCCGCCGCCAACGAGGTTCTCGCGCCCTTTCCGGGGCGCGCCACGATCATCGCCACCAACTTCGCCGACTACGTGCCGGATGGCCCGGTTGACGGCGTGCTGGCCGATCTGGGCGTCAGCAGTCCCCAGCTGGATGTGGCGGCGCGGGGCTTCAGCTTCCGGCTGGCCGGGCCGCTGGACATGCGTATGAACCCCGGCGCCGGCGAGACCGCCGGCGAGCTGATCGACCGGCTCGAGGAGAGCGAGCTGGCTGACCTCATCTATGCCTATGGCGAGGAGCGGCTGTCGCGTCGGATCGCCCGGAAAGTCAAGCAGGAGGGCCCCTGGGGCGATGCAGGCCGCCCGCGGGACACCTCCGAGCTGGCCTATCTGGTGGCCGGCTGCCATCCGCCCGCCGCCCGCCGCGGCCGCATCCACCCCGCCACCCGCACCTTCCAGGCGTTGCGCATCGCCGTCAACCGGGAGCTCGAGGTGCTCGAGCGGCTGCTGCAGCAGGCCCCCGACTGGCTGGCCCCCGGCGGCGTGCTGGCGATCATCAGCTTTCACTCCCTCGAGGACCGGCGCGTCAAGCAGGCCTTCCTGGCCGATGAGCGGCTGGAGCGGATCAGCCGCCGGGCGATCAAGGCCGGCGAGGCCGAGCAGGAGGCCAACCCCCGCAGCCGTTCGGCCCGGCTGCGGCTGGCGCGTCGCGTCGCCTGAGCGGTTGCTCAACCAGCGGGCGGCTCCCGTTGTCTGCGGTTTCGGATTCGCCTCGCCTTCGGCCGGGCCAGGGGCCAGGGGAGTGACCTGCCGCATGGATTGGCGCGCTCCGGCAGCCCAGACTGAACAGCCCTGCGCGCCCGCCGCAACCGGCCGTCCCGATGACTGTGCCCTCCTCTGTCGTCCTCTGGTGGGTGGCGCTGCTGGTGCAGGCCCTGGCCGTTCCGGGTGTGCTGCTGCCGGTGCTCCCCGGGCTGGCGCTGCTGCCGCTCGGCGCCCTGATCTGGGTCGCGGCGGTGGGCTGGCAGGTCGCCTGGCCCGTGCTCGCCCTGGAAACGCTGCTGTTGCTGCTGGGCTGGGGGGCGGATGCCCTCGGTGTGCTGCTGGGGGCCGCCCGCCTGCAGGCCAGCCGCTGGGCCTATGTGGGCGCCGGCCTGGGTCTGGCGGTGGGATTGCTGGGGTTGCTGCCTGCCCTGCCGGTCGGCGGGCCGCTGCTCGGTGCCCTGCTGGGGCCCCTGCTGGGGGCGAGCCTCGGCGAGCTGGTCGCGCTGGCCCGCCGTCCCCACCACGGTGGTCCGCCCCGGCCGCTGCGCTCTCTCCAGGTGGGCCTGGCGGTGGTGGCCGGGATGCTGGTGAGCCGGCTGGCATCCTTTGTGCTCGCCCTGATCGGTGTCGCCGGGTTTCTGGCGCTCAGCGGCGGTCCCACGGCCTGATCCGCCTGGTCGCCGCCGTTCAGGGGGTGGCCGCGTCCGACTCGGAGGGTCCGGGAGGGATCGCCTCCCCCTCTCCTTCCTCGCTGGCGCGCAGCTGCTGATAGGCCGCCGTGGTGATGCAGATCACCGCCGGCCAGGCCGCCAGGCTGCCGATCCAGCAGGCGAGCAGACCGAGACCGCTCAGCAGTGTGGTGACGATCAGCAGCAGGAGCACCAGGGGCCACTGCGGATCCACGAGCTGTCTTCCCCGCTCCACCGCCGCGGCCCCGCCGCCCCTCTCCAGCAGCACGATCTGGAGCAGGAACAGCTGGTTCACGCTCAGATACAGCAGCGTCACCAGGGTCAGTGCCACGCAGAGCAGCAGCAGGGCCAGCAGCAGCAGGGCCAGCAGGCGTGTCGCCTCCTGGCCGAGCCGTTCCTGCAGAGCCGACGACTCCCCCAGCAGCAGGATGGACAGACCGAACAGCAGGGCCATCCCGGCCGGCAGGCTGACCATGGCCGCCAGCCGCAGCCAGGCGCGCAGCAGTCGCAGCCAGGTCCGGCCATCCCAGCGCAGCAGTTCCATCAGGGCCGGGCGCTGCCCCTGCAAGGCCAGCACCGCGCCGCGCCCCAGGCCCAGGCTTCCCCACAGGAGCGCCGCCGCCACCACCACCAGCCCCAGTCCGTACAGGGCCCAGTCGCGTGGGTCGCCCGAGGGACTGGCGCCGCTGCCGATCCGCCAGAGCAGCGGTTGCTGCAGCACGATCACCACGTTCACCAGCAGGGCGAAGGCCACGAACACCCGCGGCGCGCGGCAGAAGGCCTGCCAGCCGTCGTGGATCGCGTCGCCGAGGTCGAGCCGTCCTGGTCGGGAAGGACCGGAGTCTGGGGCTGGGGTCCGTCGCTGGAGCCAGCCGCGTGCACTGCCGCCGGCCGGGGTGGCGGCGGTCGGGTCGGGCCTGGATGGATCGGACGCCATGGCGGGTGCCCGGTTCGGCGCAAGCTAGGGGGTGGACCGCAGTTCGGCCAGGGCCGCAGCCACCGCGTTGATCGCCCGCTCGATCTCCGCCTCCTGGGTGCCGCGGCCCAGCCCGAAACGGATCGAGGCCGCCGCCTCGACGGGACTGCGGCCCAGGGCCGCCAGCACGTGGGACGGGCTGCCCTGGCTGCAGGCCGAGCCGCTGCTGACCGCCAGCTCGCGGCGCAGCCGCCGCTGCAGTCGTCCTCCTTCCACGCCGTCGATCGTGATGTTGAGGTTGTGGGGCAGCCGCCGCCGCGGATGGCCGTTCAGTCGGATGCCGCCGAGGGCCTCCAGGCCGTCCCACAGCCGTTGCCGCAGGGCCCCGAGCCGTGCGCCGCGCTCCTGGAGGTCGGCCATCGCCAGCTCCACCGCCCGGCCCAGTCCCACCAGCAGCGGCACCGCCAGGGTGCCGGCCCTCAGGCCGTGCTCTTGGCCACCGCCGTGCTGCTGCGGTGCCAGCGCCACGCCCTCGCCCCGCAGCAGGGCCCCCGCGCCCTTGGGGCCATAGAGCTTGTGGCCGCTCAGGCTGAGCAGGTCGATCCCCAGCTCCGCCATCGTCAGGGGGATGTGCCCCACCGCCTGGGCGGCATCGCAGTGGAGCAGGGCGCCGCGGGCGCGGCAGAGCCGGCCGATCGCCTGCAGGTCCTGCAGCACGCCGATCTCGTTGTTGGCCGCCATCACCGACACCAGCAGCGTGTCCGCATCGATGGCTGCCTCCAGCCGCTGCAGATCCACGAGGCCGTCGGGCTGCACCGGCAGCACGGTGAGCGGGAAGCCATGCAGGCCCAGCCACTGCAGGGGATCGAGCACGGCGCGGTGTTCGGTCGCCAGGGTCACCAGAGCGCGCCGCCGCTCGCCCCGTTCCAGCGCCGCCTCCGCCACCCCTTTCAGCGCCAGGTTGTTGGCCTCGGTGGCGCCACTGGTGAAGATCACTGCCCGCGCCTCCACGCCCAGGGCGGCGGCGACCCGCTCGCGGGCGATCTCCACGGCGGCGGCGGCCTCCAGGGCCGGTCGGTACAGCCGGCTGGAGGGGTTGGCGAAGCAGCTGCTCCACCACGGCTCCATCGCCTCCAGCACACGCGGATCGCAGGGAGTCGTCGCGTGGTGGTCGAGGTAGGCCAGCATGCCTCCATGCTGAACCGTCTCCGCCGCGGCCGCCTGCTGCTCGGCCGCCGCCCCTTGCCGCTGCGCTCTGACCGGATGCCGGCCTGGGGGATGGGGCTGCGTGCGGCGGCGACCCGGATCGCCGTCCCCGCTGGCCACCTGGCCGCTGCCCGGTGCCTGGCCCCGGTTCACGCCCGGCGCCAGGCCGGTGTGCTCCTGGCCGCCGCGCTGTGCGGCGTTGCCGCCCTGCCGGGTCTGGCCGCTGATCCCCCCGCCAAGAGTCGTGCTCCCCATCCGCCCGACCTGGTGATCCTGCTGCGCAGCGAGAGCGTCAACGGCCTGAAGCGGGTCGGGGTGTTCGGTGCCAAGGCCGATCCACAGCAGCCCGGCCTCTGGAGCGTGCAGGTTTGGGAGGAGACGAATGACCGCGTCACCATCGCCACCGACCGCGTCCGCTGCAGTGCCACCGCGCCGATGCGCATCACCGGCGCCGGCGGTCAGCTGCTGGTGCGTGAGCTCAATCCCGGTGGCGCCATCCATCCGGCCAATCGCCTCGACCATCTGATCTGGTGGGCCGTCTGCCATCCCTCCCTGGCCGGTCGCGATCCCGCCGGCCTTGTCGAGGAGGCGCGGCGACTGGGCTACAGCGGCCAGCTGCCGGAGCGGCAGGAGCAGCTGCAGGCGCCCCGCCCCTGAGCATGCGTCGATCACCGCTGATGGGCCGGGTCCGCTCCGCGCGGGCTCCGGCCGTCATCGGTCCGGGGCGCCCTGCCTGGGTCTGCCTAGCATCGCTCCAGCCGCCGCGGCCCCTGGTGACCCGTCCCGATTCCGACTCCAGCCTTGTTCCCGAGGATCCAGCGGCCGCGACGGTCGAGGACGGCGACGCCGGTGCGGGGAAGCCGCCGGTGCGGCTGCTGCTGGTGGACGACGAGCCCGGCCTGCGCACCGCGGTGAAGGCCTACCTGGAGGACGAGGGTTTCCAGGTGACCACCGCCAGCGATGGCGAGGAGGGGTGGACCGCGGCCCAGGAGATCCTGCCGGACGTGATCCTCAGCGACGTGATGATGCCCCGCTGCGATGGCTTCGCGCTGCTCAAGCGGCTCCGCGCTGACGAACGGCTCGGCGGCACGCCGGTGATCTTCCTCACCGCCAAGGGCATGACCGCCGATCGCATCGCCGGCTTCAACGCCGGAGCCGACGACTACATCCCCAAACCGTTCGATCCCAACGAACTGGTGGCGCGGGTGCACAACGTCGTGCGCCGTCAGGAGCGGCTGCTGGCCGAAGCCGCCCGCTTCGCCGACGCTGACATCAGCGCCATGGCCAAGCAGATCACCGAGATCCGCTCGATGCTCGGCAACGGCCCCAGCAAGAAGGCGGCGACTCCCGACGTCAAGCTCGATTTCACGCCGCGCGAGGCGAGCGTGCTCCAGCTGGTGGCCGAGGGAATGATGAACAAGGAGATCGCCCGGCGCCTCGAGACCTCGATCCGCAACGTCGAGAAATACGTGAGCCGGCTGTTCATCAAGACCGGCACCGCCAGCCGCACTGAACTGGTGCGCTACGCCCTCGAACACGGCCTGGTGGAGTGAAGGTCCGGGCGCAGGTTCCGGCCCTTCGCCCCGGTGTCGGCCACCTGCAGCGAGCGGAGGAACGTCCGGGTGGGGAGCGGCCGCCGACCGGCGGACCACGGCTGCCGCGACCGGTTCGCCCGGCAGGGCACCCCCTGACGGCGGCCACGGCGTGCCGATGACGGCCGAGGATTGGCTGCCGGCGGCCTTCAACCGCGGCTGGATCTATCGCGATCGGGTGCAGGCCGCCCAGGCCGGCCACCGTGTCAGCGCCTTCTATGCCCAGCGCCATCGCCATTCCGGTGCGATGGTCTGGGGCCGTCGGCTGGAGGCGGGGGAGATCGCGCGCAACGGTGAGATCCTGCGTCTGGATGCGCCGTTGGCGGCGGGCGACCGGCTCGCCTGGCATCGTCCCCCCTGGCTCGAGCAGGCCGTGCCGGCGGCGTGGACGGTGGTGCACGACGACGGTGATCTGCTGGTGCTTGACAAGCCCGCCGGTCTGCCGGTGCTGCCCGCCGGCGGCTGGCTGGAGCACACCGTGCTGCGCCTGCTGGAGCGGCGACACCAACGCGATCCTGCCGGGATCCCCAGGCCGGTGCATCGGCTGGGGCGGTTCACCAGCGGCCTGCTGGTCTGTGCGCGCCAGCCCGCCACCCGGGCCTGGCTGAGCGCCGCCCTGCGGGAGAGCACCGCCGCCGAGCAGTCCCCCGATCGGGAGGGACAGCGGCCATCGGTGCGCAAGCTCTACCGGGCCTGGCTGGTGCCGGGGCGGCTGTCGCTGGAACCGGGCGCGAGCCTGCAGATCAGCACGCCGATCGGCCGCCGCCCCCACGCGCAGCTGGGATGGATCTGGTGCGCTGCCCAGGATCGGCAGCCGGGTGATCTGCATGCCCACAGCTGGCTCACCCTGCTGGAGCGCCGCGGCGCGGGAGATCTGGTGCAGGTGGCGATCGGCAGCGGCCGGCCGCATCAGATCCGCATCCACTGCGCCGCGGTGGGGGCACCGCTGCTCGGCGATCCGCTCTATCTCCCGGGGGGTGCGGCTGCTGCCGGGTCCCTGCCGGGCGAAGGGGGCTACCGGCTGCAGGCCTGGCGGCTGGAGCTGCAGCGGCCGGAGGGGGAGCGCCTCGTGCTGGAGGTGCCTGAGGGGCTGGGTGAGCAGGGCGCCTGAGCCGTTGATGGTCGTCGCAGGCAGCCGGCGGATCTGCCGCTTCAGCGTGCGCAGAGCGCCAGACTCGCCTGGCTTCACGGCGTCGCTGTGACCCGTCATCAGCTGGAGCTGCTGGGGGCCTCCCAGCCTGGTGGCGGTGCCTTGCTGCTGGAACGCCCCGGCCTGCGGCTGCGCCACTGGCGCGGCTGGCTGGCGCAGCCCGAGGCAGTCCGCGAGGCGCTGCGGCAGGAGGTGCCCTGGCGGCAGGAGCGCATCACGCTCTGGGGACAGACCCATCCGCTGCCGCGGCTCACCTGCTGGATGGCCGATCCGGGCTGCTCCTACACCTACAGCGGCCTTCGCAACGCCCCCACGGCCTGGACGGAGACCGTCTCATGGCTGCGGTCGCTGGTGGAGGCGCAGGCGGGCTGCCGCTTCAACTCGCTGCTGTTGAACTTCTACCGCGATGGCCGCGACCGCATGGGCTGGCATGCCGATGACGAGCCCGAACTGGACCCGGAGGCGCCGATCGCCTCCCTCAGCCTGGGCGCCACGCGGGCATTCCAGCTGCGGCCTCGCCGGCCCATCGACGGGCAGCGGCCGACACTCAGCCTCGAGCTCGGCGACGGTGATCTGCTGCTGATGGATCCGCCGACCCAGCGGCACTGGCTGCATCAGCTGCCGCAGCGCCTCCGCGTTCAGGAGGCGCGGCTCAATCTCACGTTCCGCCTGGTGCGGTCCAGCGATTGAGGCGCCTGCCTAGGCCGCCAGCAGCGGGTCCAGCTGGCCGCGCCGATCGAGGGCGTGCAGATCGTCGCAGCCGCCCACATGCCGGTCGTCGATGAAGATCTGGGGCAGCGAGCGACCGCCGCCG
It contains:
- a CDS encoding glycosyltransferase, producing MAEQKGDDMNIAHLSTVHPRDDTRIAKKMCSALAEAGHAVTLYVADGRGDERCRGIQIVDLGQPRSRLQRASLTAAAMWRRAIQARHEILHFHDPELIPGALVARRCGQCVIYDIHEYYRLHLRKASNLPWLLKELLAWAYGLLEQCACRNLNACTVAAPHMLSNLRTKKAVVIENHVRPDELKPGTIRSSERELLVSYIGVLSKDRCVEVMVDAVANSTCRLALAGKWYPPEYRDQIIRRPGWRRVAEWGLIDRIQVQQLLSQSRAGLLIHDLQGDEENSSSNKLFEYMAAGIPVIASNLKFAREVIQRHHCGLLVSPEEGSEAVSAAIDWILTHPDEADRMGQAGRAAIEAEYDWNHMQARLNRLYTELHNANQHSRS
- a CDS encoding NAD(P)H-quinone oxidoreductase subunit H — its product is MTQLETRTEPMVVNFGPHHPSMHGVLRLVVTLDGEDVVDCEPVIGYLHRGMEKIAENRTSVMYVPYVSRMDYAAGMFYEAIVVNAPERLADIKVPKRASYIRVLMLELNRIANHLLWLGPFLADVGAQTPFFYIFREREMIYDLWEAATGQRLINNNYFRIGGVAVDLPYGWLEKCRDFCDWFGPKIDEYEKLITNNPIFRRRIEGLGTVTREQAINWSLSGPMLRASGVPWDLRKVDHYECYDDFDWNVAWEKEGDCFARYRVRIQEMRESLKILRQAIEMIPGGPTENLEARRMAEGKGSEWSGFDYQYVAKKVAPTFKIPSGELYTRLESGKGEIGVFILGNDDVTPWRFKIRAADLNNLQILPHILKGNKVADIMAILGSIDVIMGSVDR
- a CDS encoding type II toxin-antitoxin system VapC family toxin yields the protein MSQLNSALVVDTSALMAVLLQESDAEVLLDAAVRASALYLSTATRLELSLVAESVRHAVKPSEIEQLLLSLRVELVPLDKEQMHWALQGWRIYGKGRHAASLNLGDCFCYGLAKALQVPLLFKGEDFAATDLEPALAP
- a CDS encoding type II toxin-antitoxin system VapB family antitoxin encodes the protein MGMNIKDPEVHAMARELAARRSTTVTDAVRQALRAELERCPSTEPPSAIEARKAAIRAICARVSARNEWQGLSSKELQDALYDEDGLPK
- the rsmH gene encoding 16S rRNA (cytosine(1402)-N(4))-methyltransferase RsmH, translating into MESTPAVSPVGSDHAFAHQPVLAAEVLEAFADLPEHAVGGGPPRLIDCTLGGGGHSALLLSAHPGLELIGLDQDPTARAAANEVLAPFPGRATIIATNFADYVPDGPVDGVLADLGVSSPQLDVAARGFSFRLAGPLDMRMNPGAGETAGELIDRLEESELADLIYAYGEERLSRRIARKVKQEGPWGDAGRPRDTSELAYLVAGCHPPAARRGRIHPATRTFQALRIAVNRELEVLERLLQQAPDWLAPGGVLAIISFHSLEDRRVKQAFLADERLERISRRAIKAGEAEQEANPRSRSARLRLARRVA
- a CDS encoding DUF456 family protein; translated protein: MTVPSSVVLWWVALLVQALAVPGVLLPVLPGLALLPLGALIWVAAVGWQVAWPVLALETLLLLLGWGADALGVLLGAARLQASRWAYVGAGLGLAVGLLGLLPALPVGGPLLGALLGPLLGASLGELVALARRPHHGGPPRPLRSLQVGLAVVAGMLVSRLASFVLALIGVAGFLALSGGPTA
- a CDS encoding cysteine desulfurase family protein, whose translation is MLAYLDHHATTPCDPRVLEAMEPWWSSCFANPSSRLYRPALEAAAAVEIARERVAAALGVEARAVIFTSGATEANNLALKGVAEAALERGERRRALVTLATEHRAVLDPLQWLGLHGFPLTVLPVQPDGLVDLQRLEAAIDADTLLVSVMAANNEIGVLQDLQAIGRLCRARGALLHCDAAQAVGHIPLTMAELGIDLLSLSGHKLYGPKGAGALLRGEGVALAPQQHGGGQEHGLRAGTLAVPLLVGLGRAVELAMADLQERGARLGALRQRLWDGLEALGGIRLNGHPRRRLPHNLNITIDGVEGGRLQRRLRRELAVSSGSACSQGSPSHVLAALGRSPVEAAASIRFGLGRGTQEAEIERAINAVAAALAELRSTP
- a CDS encoding response regulator transcription factor, translated to MRLLLVDDEPGLRTAVKAYLEDEGFQVTTASDGEEGWTAAQEILPDVILSDVMMPRCDGFALLKRLRADERLGGTPVIFLTAKGMTADRIAGFNAGADDYIPKPFDPNELVARVHNVVRRQERLLAEAARFADADISAMAKQITEIRSMLGNGPSKKAATPDVKLDFTPREASVLQLVAEGMMNKEIARRLETSIRNVEKYVSRLFIKTGTASRTELVRYALEHGLVE
- a CDS encoding RluA family pseudouridine synthase, with translation MTAEDWLPAAFNRGWIYRDRVQAAQAGHRVSAFYAQRHRHSGAMVWGRRLEAGEIARNGEILRLDAPLAAGDRLAWHRPPWLEQAVPAAWTVVHDDGDLLVLDKPAGLPVLPAGGWLEHTVLRLLERRHQRDPAGIPRPVHRLGRFTSGLLVCARQPATRAWLSAALRESTAAEQSPDREGQRPSVRKLYRAWLVPGRLSLEPGASLQISTPIGRRPHAQLGWIWCAAQDRQPGDLHAHSWLTLLERRGAGDLVQVAIGSGRPHQIRIHCAAVGAPLLGDPLYLPGGAAAAGSLPGEGGYRLQAWRLELQRPEGERLVLEVPEGLGEQGA
- a CDS encoding alpha-ketoglutarate-dependent dioxygenase AlkB, giving the protein MTRHQLELLGASQPGGGALLLERPGLRLRHWRGWLAQPEAVREALRQEVPWRQERITLWGQTHPLPRLTCWMADPGCSYTYSGLRNAPTAWTETVSWLRSLVEAQAGCRFNSLLLNFYRDGRDRMGWHADDEPELDPEAPIASLSLGATRAFQLRPRRPIDGQRPTLSLELGDGDLLLMDPPTQRHWLHQLPQRLRVQEARLNLTFRLVRSSD